A region from the Methanofollis sp. W23 genome encodes:
- a CDS encoding carboxypeptidase-like regulatory domain-containing protein, which translates to MYPTFGTAAWAYVISQGDYDYVYVDPAPDLPNDPDTTYFILSLSPTTAAVYEPIQATLSAAADAPEYAYISWFTDGALYNTYHLNGSTWYEYDQFTGTYSHATTAAAAKTQSLSFPSEGRHTITCRVYDSSLKELASPSATATISGMYIDPKTNVTATGFVYDVTTGTVIEGATVSAAQPAAGTSDSDTTDSAGYFSITPLNPDFPVSFTVSKSGYTSQTTEYTSVPRLSTWAINLYLYPDTPPPANTTSLYGQVYAQGSAQGISGATVAVNNASWSDSTVTTSTGFYEFADVANGQYTLSASAPGHTGITETVVVDGVTQRNVALASSFTLNVTVKDAEAGTILTNSTTVSLTDGQETVTSSGTARFTVGYGSYTVSAAAQGYYPTSTYAFVDRDTKVTLLLTKQAAAAPPSTGNYVPRTVRFHCIDDYGAPMPGVQLSAAYIEISNPDDWLSNLIGVPVGDCANITTATLSGTTGLDGSINFLMIECIRYQIDAFDPVSNTSTTFSIFPKEAEYTIQFRLRDAPAGAQYPSYDLTATEVSPESISLALSYHDPQGVNGTTTLNFWVKDAAGTVLYTESSAPNAAGWINSSYAIDNTHPTTASYGFNATHTQYGTISNYREITLHGTGRLVDLGFEDEFWYQLISVCWIIGLGSLFSGPRVRQGAIIVPLFGGGLPVFLGWLPLALAPIVAALTFLGVFVYMRKSEYKLYR; encoded by the coding sequence ATGTATCCGACGTTTGGTACTGCGGCGTGGGCTTATGTTATATCTCAGGGAGATTATGATTATGTCTATGTAGATCCTGCCCCCGACCTCCCCAACGACCCCGACACCACATATTTCATTCTCTCCCTCTCCCCCACCACCGCCGCCGTCTACGAACCCATCCAGGCCACCCTATCCGCCGCCGCCGACGCCCCCGAATACGCGTACATCTCGTGGTTCACCGACGGCGCCCTCTACAACACCTACCATCTCAACGGCTCCACATGGTACGAATACGACCAATTCACCGGCACCTACTCCCACGCCACTACAGCCGCCGCCGCAAAAACACAATCTCTCTCCTTCCCCTCCGAAGGGCGCCACACCATCACCTGCCGCGTCTACGACTCCTCGCTCAAAGAACTCGCCTCTCCCTCTGCCACCGCAACGATCAGCGGCATGTACATCGACCCGAAAACCAACGTCACCGCCACCGGCTTCGTCTACGACGTAACCACCGGCACCGTCATCGAGGGCGCCACCGTCTCCGCCGCACAACCCGCCGCAGGCACCAGCGACAGCGATACCACCGACAGCGCCGGATACTTCAGCATCACACCGCTCAACCCCGACTTCCCCGTCTCGTTCACCGTCAGCAAATCCGGTTACACCTCACAAACCACTGAATATACCAGCGTCCCGCGCCTCTCCACCTGGGCAATCAACCTCTACCTCTACCCCGACACCCCGCCGCCGGCAAACACCACATCCCTCTACGGCCAGGTCTACGCTCAGGGTTCAGCGCAGGGCATCTCCGGCGCCACCGTCGCGGTCAACAACGCCTCATGGTCCGACAGCACCGTCACCACCTCCACGGGGTTCTACGAGTTCGCCGACGTCGCCAACGGGCAGTACACCCTCTCTGCCTCTGCACCGGGGCACACCGGCATAACCGAGACGGTCGTCGTCGATGGAGTCACACAGCGCAACGTCGCCCTCGCCTCGTCGTTCACCCTCAACGTCACCGTCAAAGACGCAGAGGCCGGCACCATCCTCACCAACTCCACCACGGTCTCACTCACCGACGGGCAGGAAACCGTCACCTCCTCCGGCACCGCCCGCTTCACCGTCGGCTACGGGTCGTACACGGTCTCTGCCGCGGCGCAGGGATATTACCCGACATCCACCTACGCCTTCGTTGACCGGGACACGAAAGTGACGCTGCTACTCACCAAACAGGCCGCCGCAGCGCCGCCGTCTACCGGGAACTACGTCCCGCGGACCGTCCGGTTCCACTGCATCGACGACTACGGCGCCCCGATGCCCGGCGTCCAACTCTCCGCGGCCTACATCGAGATATCCAACCCTGACGACTGGCTCAGCAACCTCATCGGTGTCCCGGTCGGTGACTGCGCAAACATCACCACCGCGACGCTCTCCGGCACCACCGGCCTCGACGGGTCGATCAACTTCCTGATGATCGAGTGCATCCGCTACCAGATCGACGCCTTCGATCCGGTCTCGAACACGTCCACCACCTTCTCTATCTTCCCGAAAGAGGCGGAGTACACCATCCAGTTCAGGCTTCGTGACGCTCCGGCCGGCGCACAGTACCCCTCCTACGACCTCACCGCAACAGAAGTCTCCCCCGAATCCATCTCGCTCGCCCTCTCCTACCATGATCCACAGGGCGTCAACGGCACCACAACACTCAACTTCTGGGTGAAGGACGCGGCCGGCACAGTGCTCTACACTGAATCTTCTGCACCAAACGCCGCCGGATGGATCAACTCCTCGTACGCCATCGACAACACGCATCCGACCACCGCGTCCTACGGGTTCAACGCGACGCACACGCAGTATGGCACCATCTCCAACTACCGGGAGATTACGCTTCACGGCACCGGACGGTTGGTGGATCTCGGGTTCGAAGATGAGTTCTGGTATCAGCTCATCTCGGTCTGCTGGATTATCGGTCTCGGTAGCCTCTTCTCAGGGCCTCGCGTCCGACAGGGTGCGATCATCGTCCCGCTCTTCGGCGGCGGGCTCCCGGTCTTCCTCGGGTGGCTCCCCCTCGCTCTCGCGCCCATCGTCGCGGCACTGACGTTCCTGGGAGTGTTCGTATACATGCGGAAATCCGAATACAAACTCTACAGGTGA